The window CGCCGAACTGCTCGGTGTACAGCGCCTGCAGGTCGTTCAGGCCCTCGACGCATCCGTCGAGACTGTGGGTGGACAGCAGCGACAGCAGGTACGGGACGCGCAGCGACCAGATCTCCTCCGTGCCGTCGGGGGTGCCGATGGAGAAGAGCGAGAACGAGGCGTCGGCGCCGCAGGCTGAGTCCCACATCGCCTCGGCGGCGGCCATCTTCATCGGCTGGGTCGCCACCATGACCAGGCTCAGCTGGTCGCCGCTGACGGCCACACCGACGAACGAGGCGATGACGAACCACAGACCGAAGCGCAGCGACGACCGCATCGTGTCGAGGTGCTGCCCCCGCGAGAGGTGCCACGCCGAGACCGCGACGACGACCGTGCCGGCGAACATCCACGCGGCGAAGATCGTGTGCGGGAAGGCGGCGAGGACGACGGGGTTGGTCAGCACGGCTCCGATGTCGATCAGCTCGGCGCGGCCGCCGTCGGTGGCGAGCTGGTAGCCGACGGGGTTCTGCATGAAGGCGTTGGCGGCGAGGATGAAGTACGCCGACAGGGTCGATCCGAGAACGACCATCCAGATCGAGGCGAGGTGCAGCAGACGCGGCAGTCGGTCCCAGCCGAAGATCCACAGGCCGACGAAGGTCGCTTCGAAGAAGAAGGCCATCAGGCCCTCGAAGGCGAGCGGGGCGCCGAAGACGTCGCCGACGAAGCGGGAGTAGGCCGACCAGTTCATTCCGAACTGGAACTCCTGCACGATCCCTGTCACGACGCCCATCGCGAAGTTGATGAGGAAGATCTTCCCGAATAGGCGGGTCAGGTGCAGCCACTTCACGTTCCCGGTGCGGTGCCAGACCGTCTGGAAGATCGCCACCACGAGCACGAGCCCGAGGGTGAGCGGCACGAAGAGGTAGTGGTAAAGGGTGGTGAGCCCGAATTGCCACCGCGCCAGCAGCAGCGGGTCGAGGAGGTCCACGTCAGCTCTCCGATCTGCGATCACGGCCTTCGAGACCGAGCGTACGCTGTGGTCTGACCACACACCGGAGGGGTGTCTCGACGTCGAGCGGATGTGTCTCGACGTCGAGCGAGAGGCGCGGCGTACGGTAGACGGGTGAACGCCTACATCTCGGCGTTCGAGCTGTTCTCCATCGGTGTAGGACCCTCGAGCTCCCACACGGTCGGCCCCATGCGGGCAGCCGCGGACTTCGCTCGACGGCTGCGCGACGGCGGAACGCTCGATCGCGTCATCCGCATCTCCTGCACGCTGTTCGGCTCGCTCGGGGCCACCGGGCTCGGTCACGGGACACCCGACGCCGTGGTCGCGGGGTTGCGGGGCTTCGATCCCGAGACGGTGGATCCGGATGCCGTGCGGGCGGCGTGGGCGCAGTGGCCCGCCGGTGCGCTGCTCGAGGTGGCGGGGACGCACCCGATCGCGTTCTCGAAGGACGACGTCGTCTTCGCTCCGCGGACGCGGCTGCCGGGGCATCCCAATGCCCTCACGCTCGAGGCGTGGGATGCACAGGGGGCATCGGTGCTCTCCGAGACCTACCTCTCGGTCGGGGGCGGGTTCATCCGCCGGGAAGGGGCCGACGAGGAGGTCGCGGCGGTGGCGTTCCCCCTCGCGTACGCGAGCGCGGCGGAACTCATCGCGCTCTGCGACGAGCACGGCATCACGATCGCCGAGCTCGCGCGGCGCAACGAGGAGGCGCTGCGCTCGCCGGACGAGATCGCCGCGGGACTGGATGCCATCTGGGACGCCATGGCGGGGAGCGTGGCGGCGGGACTTCACACCGAAGGCGTCCTTCCCGGGATGCTGCGGGTCACGCGCCGCGCGGCGCTGATCCGGGTGCAGCTCGAGGAGGCCGAATCATCGGGGCACCGGGAGCTCCCCGGGGAGTGGCTCGGCGCGTTCGCGCTCGCCGTGAACGAGGAGAACGCCGCCGGCGGCCGGGTCGTCACCGCGCCGACCAACGGTGCCGCAGGGATCCTCCCGGCCGTGGCGATGTACTGGTGGCGCTTCCTGTCGGACTCGGGGCTCGGCGTGGGGAACGCCGTCACGCCGTGGGGAGAGCTCGTGGGAAGTGCGCTGCTCGGGTTCGGGTCGGGTCGTCCCGCGGGCGGGCCGGGCGAGGGCGATGACCCGGTCTTCGTCGCCGAGGCCAACAGGCGGCGCGGGATCCGCCGCTTCCTCCTCACCGCGACGGCGCTCGGGTCGCTGTTCAAGGCCAACGCGTCGATCTCGGGGGCCGAGGGCGGATGCCAGGCCGAGGTCGGATCTGCGTGCGCGATGGCCGCGGGAGGGCTGACGGCGGTGATGGGCGGCACGACACGGCAGATCGAGAACGCCGCCGAGATCGCCATGGAGCATCACCTGGGCCTCACCTGCGACCCGGTGGGCGGGCTCGTGCAGATCCCGTGCATCGAGCGGAACGCGATCGCGGCGTCGACCGCGGTGACGGCGGCCCGGCTGGCGCTCCGCGGCGACGGCTCGCACTTCGTCTCGCTCGACGCCGTGGTCGAGACGATGCGTCAGACGGGCATCGACATGTCGCACAAGTACAAGGAGACGAGCGAGGGCGGCCTCGCGGTCAACGTCATCGAGTGCTGAGCGCGCGGCGCTGCGGCGCTGGCGCGCGCCGCGCGCCGCAGGTGGCCCAATTCGGCCCCCTCGATCCCGGTGGCCCAAGTGGGCCACCTGTGGGTGCAAAAGCAACCCATCCGGTCACCTCGATCGGCCGG of the Microbacterium invictum genome contains:
- a CDS encoding cytochrome ubiquinol oxidase subunit I, yielding MDLLDPLLLARWQFGLTTLYHYLFVPLTLGLVLVVAIFQTVWHRTGNVKWLHLTRLFGKIFLINFAMGVVTGIVQEFQFGMNWSAYSRFVGDVFGAPLAFEGLMAFFFEATFVGLWIFGWDRLPRLLHLASIWMVVLGSTLSAYFILAANAFMQNPVGYQLATDGGRAELIDIGAVLTNPVVLAAFPHTIFAAWMFAGTVVVAVSAWHLSRGQHLDTMRSSLRFGLWFVIASFVGVAVSGDQLSLVMVATQPMKMAAAEAMWDSACGADASFSLFSIGTPDGTEEIWSLRVPYLLSLLSTHSLDGCVEGLNDLQALYTEQFGAGVDYRPIVWVTYWSFRWMMALGGLAALIAVAGLWVTRKKATGPVSTWMWKVAIWSAPLPLLGSLVGWVFTEMGRQPWIVFGLMLTEDGVSPNVPGWTVLISLIAFTLIYATLAVVEFGLILRAAQNGPDAGTPGADDEHAERATRTTVY
- a CDS encoding L-serine ammonia-lyase, iron-sulfur-dependent, subunit alpha yields the protein MNAYISAFELFSIGVGPSSSHTVGPMRAAADFARRLRDGGTLDRVIRISCTLFGSLGATGLGHGTPDAVVAGLRGFDPETVDPDAVRAAWAQWPAGALLEVAGTHPIAFSKDDVVFAPRTRLPGHPNALTLEAWDAQGASVLSETYLSVGGGFIRREGADEEVAAVAFPLAYASAAELIALCDEHGITIAELARRNEEALRSPDEIAAGLDAIWDAMAGSVAAGLHTEGVLPGMLRVTRRAALIRVQLEEAESSGHRELPGEWLGAFALAVNEENAAGGRVVTAPTNGAAGILPAVAMYWWRFLSDSGLGVGNAVTPWGELVGSALLGFGSGRPAGGPGEGDDPVFVAEANRRRGIRRFLLTATALGSLFKANASISGAEGGCQAEVGSACAMAAGGLTAVMGGTTRQIENAAEIAMEHHLGLTCDPVGGLVQIPCIERNAIAASTAVTAARLALRGDGSHFVSLDAVVETMRQTGIDMSHKYKETSEGGLAVNVIEC